From one Lysinibacillus sp. G4S2 genomic stretch:
- the sigH gene encoding RNA polymerase sporulation sigma factor SigH, with protein sequence MFKNSIVQVTQDFERFNDEELIEMVHQGNTDALDYLITKYRLLVRAKARSYFLIGADKEDIVQEGMIGLYKAIRDFKGDKLASFRAFAELCITRQIITAIKTATRQKHIPLNSYVSLDKPIFDEESDRTLMDVLTGAIMDDPEELMIHREEYGYLEEKMSEILSELELQVLALYLDGRSYHEISAKLNRHVKSIDNALQRVKRKLERHLVLEEMS encoded by the coding sequence ATGTTTAAAAATAGTATTGTACAAGTGACACAAGATTTTGAACGATTCAATGATGAAGAACTTATTGAAATGGTGCATCAAGGTAATACAGATGCGTTGGATTATTTAATTACGAAATACCGTTTGTTAGTAAGAGCAAAGGCTAGATCATATTTTTTAATTGGTGCGGATAAAGAAGATATTGTGCAAGAGGGCATGATTGGTTTATATAAAGCCATTCGTGATTTTAAGGGAGACAAGCTAGCTTCTTTTCGAGCTTTTGCTGAGCTATGTATTACAAGACAAATTATTACGGCTATTAAAACTGCTACAAGACAAAAGCATATACCACTAAATTCTTACGTTTCTTTGGACAAGCCTATTTTTGATGAAGAGTCAGATCGTACATTAATGGACGTGTTAACAGGTGCTATTATGGATGATCCGGAAGAATTAATGATTCATAGAGAAGAGTATGGTTACTTAGAAGAAAAGATGAGTGAGATTTTAAGTGAATTAGAGTTACAAGTGTTAGCTCTTTACTTAGATGGCCGGTCTTATCATGAAATTTCCGCGAAATTAAATCGTCATGTGAAGTCCATTGACAATGCTTTGCAACGAGTAAAGCGTAAATTAGAGCGACATTTAGTGCTTGAAGAAATGTCCTAG
- a CDS encoding NYN domain-containing protein has translation MNNILLVDGYNMIGAWKELRPLRDTNFEDARKRLIELMAEYKAAMGWRVIIVFDAHLVPGVEQSYLENDVEVIYTRKNETADERIEKMTRELKARNVQIHVATSDMAEQSVIFGNGALRKSARELEIDLGIIQHKISHDVKRKQDSKPPSRIELKPDIALAFEKWRRGLK, from the coding sequence ATGAACAACATTTTGCTTGTTGACGGCTATAATATGATTGGAGCTTGGAAAGAGCTACGGCCATTACGAGATACGAATTTTGAAGATGCGCGTAAGAGATTAATTGAGCTTATGGCTGAGTATAAGGCGGCCATGGGCTGGCGCGTAATTATCGTTTTTGATGCACATCTTGTACCAGGTGTGGAGCAATCTTATTTAGAAAATGATGTCGAAGTCATTTATACACGAAAAAACGAAACAGCAGATGAACGTATTGAAAAAATGACAAGAGAACTAAAAGCTAGAAATGTTCAAATTCATGTAGCAACTTCGGATATGGCAGAGCAAAGTGTAATTTTTGGTAACGGTGCTTTGCGAAAATCGGCAAGAGAGCTAGAAATTGATCTGGGTATTATCCAGCATAAAATTTCTCATGATGTGAAACGAAAACAGGATAGCAAGCCGCCATCTCGCATAGAGCTAAAGCCTGATATTGCTTTGGCCTTTGAAAAATGGCGACGTGGTTTGAAATGA
- the rlmB gene encoding 23S rRNA (guanosine(2251)-2'-O)-methyltransferase RlmB yields MAEQNGEIIAGKNPVLEALRSGRDMNKVWIAEGVKKSGVNELLDLARERGVIVQFVPKKKVDQLSDANHQGIVASVAAYQYAELEDLFAAAAKKQEDPFFLILDELEDPHNLGSIMRTADAIGAHGIIIPKRRSVSLTAVVAKSSTGAIEHVPVVRVNNLAQTVEELKERGVWIAGTDAKGSADYRKMDATLPLAIIIGSEGKGMSRLLKEKCDFLYHLPMIGHVTSLNASVAAALLMYEVYRKRQEAND; encoded by the coding sequence ATGGCAGAGCAAAATGGTGAAATTATTGCCGGTAAAAACCCAGTGTTAGAAGCACTTCGTTCAGGCCGCGATATGAATAAAGTATGGATTGCAGAAGGTGTAAAAAAATCAGGGGTTAATGAATTACTAGATTTGGCACGAGAACGTGGCGTCATTGTTCAATTTGTCCCGAAAAAAAAGGTTGATCAATTATCAGATGCCAATCACCAAGGAATTGTCGCCTCTGTTGCAGCATACCAATATGCAGAGCTAGAGGATTTATTTGCTGCGGCAGCAAAAAAACAAGAAGACCCATTTTTCTTGATTTTAGATGAGCTAGAGGATCCGCATAATCTGGGCTCTATTATGCGAACTGCTGATGCTATAGGTGCACACGGTATAATTATCCCGAAGCGTCGTTCCGTAAGTTTGACAGCTGTAGTGGCAAAGTCTTCAACGGGAGCAATAGAGCATGTACCTGTCGTGCGTGTTAATAACCTAGCGCAAACAGTAGAAGAGCTAAAAGAACGAGGAGTATGGATCGCAGGTACAGATGCTAAAGGTTCTGCGGACTATCGTAAAATGGATGCAACATTACCGCTAGCGATTATTATTGGTAGTGAAGGTAAAGGCATGAGCCGCTTGTTAAAAGAGAAATGTGACTTTTTATATCATTTACCGATGATTGGACATGTCACATCACTAAATGCATCGGTAGCTGCTGCACTTTTAATGTATGAAGTGTATCGTAAACGTCAAGAAGCGAATGATTGA
- a CDS encoding Mini-ribonuclease 3, which produces MDKLRNEDVKQLNALALAYMGDAVLEQKVREYLLRAGRVKPNTLHREATCYVSAKAQSMIVHRMMDEGFLTEEELAVFRRGRNAKSGSVPKNTDVQTYRNSSGFEAVLGSLYLLNELERVYAIIAYAIQIIEESKGVSK; this is translated from the coding sequence TTGGATAAACTCCGCAACGAAGATGTCAAGCAATTGAATGCATTAGCGTTAGCCTATATGGGAGACGCAGTTTTAGAGCAAAAGGTACGAGAGTATTTGCTACGTGCCGGCCGTGTTAAACCTAATACACTTCATAGAGAAGCGACGTGTTATGTATCAGCGAAAGCGCAATCTATGATTGTACATCGAATGATGGATGAAGGCTTTTTAACAGAGGAGGAATTGGCTGTGTTCCGTCGTGGACGCAATGCCAAATCCGGCTCTGTGCCCAAAAATACAGATGTTCAAACATACCGTAATAGCTCAGGCTTTGAGGCGGTGCTTGGTAGTTTATATTTATTAAATGAATTAGAACGCGTGTATGCAATCATTGCATACGCTATTCAAATAATCGAGGAATCAAAAGGAGTGTCGAAATAA
- the cysS gene encoding cysteine--tRNA ligase, whose translation MSIQIFNSLTRQKETFVPLEEGKVKMYVCGPTVYNYIHIGNSRPVIVYDTVRRYFQYRGYDVKFVSNFTDVDDKIIKAANELGEEVHELTERFIAAYFEDVTALGCKKADVHPRVTEHMDDIIQFIQVLIDKGYAYESAGDVYYRTRKFNGYGKLSHQSVDDLKIGARIEAGEKKDDALDFALWKAVKPGEIYWESPWGKGRPGWHIECSVMAREHLGDTIDIHAGGQDLTFPHHENEIAQSEAHNDKTFARYWMHNGYINIDNEKMSKSLGNFILVNDIRKQIDPQILRFFMLSVHYRHPINFSKDLVDAAATGLERIRTAYNNVKHRLTATASLGDHSEEWLGKIAEQKAYFEEAMDDDFNTANAISVLFELARIANIYLNETNTDEKVLLRFVETFEVLGDVLGIEFAKEEELLDEEIEALLQERVEARKNRDFARSDEIRDHLQAQGIILEDTRQGTRWKRG comes from the coding sequence ATGAGTATTCAAATTTTCAACTCATTAACACGACAAAAGGAAACTTTCGTACCGCTAGAAGAAGGCAAAGTGAAAATGTATGTTTGCGGTCCGACTGTTTATAATTATATCCATATTGGGAATTCGCGTCCTGTTATTGTTTATGATACAGTACGACGTTATTTTCAATATAGAGGCTATGATGTGAAATTTGTATCCAATTTTACGGATGTAGACGATAAAATTATTAAGGCAGCAAATGAGCTGGGCGAAGAAGTACATGAATTAACAGAGCGCTTCATTGCTGCGTATTTTGAAGATGTTACAGCATTAGGCTGCAAGAAGGCAGATGTACACCCACGCGTTACAGAGCATATGGATGATATTATACAATTCATTCAAGTTTTAATCGATAAAGGCTATGCTTATGAGTCAGCTGGAGATGTCTATTACCGAACTCGTAAATTTAATGGCTACGGTAAACTATCTCATCAATCGGTGGATGATTTAAAAATTGGTGCTCGTATTGAAGCTGGCGAGAAAAAAGATGATGCATTAGATTTCGCTCTATGGAAAGCTGTTAAGCCAGGTGAGATTTATTGGGAAAGCCCTTGGGGAAAAGGTCGTCCGGGTTGGCATATTGAATGCTCGGTAATGGCACGTGAACATTTAGGAGATACTATTGATATTCATGCTGGTGGGCAAGATTTAACTTTCCCGCATCACGAAAATGAAATTGCACAATCTGAAGCTCATAATGATAAAACATTTGCACGTTATTGGATGCACAATGGGTATATTAATATTGATAATGAAAAAATGTCCAAATCTCTTGGCAATTTTATACTCGTTAATGATATTCGTAAACAAATTGATCCACAAATCTTACGCTTCTTTATGCTTTCTGTACATTATCGCCATCCAATTAACTTTTCAAAGGATTTAGTGGATGCAGCCGCAACTGGTTTAGAACGAATTCGTACTGCCTACAACAATGTTAAGCATCGTTTAACAGCAACGGCTAGTCTAGGTGATCATTCAGAAGAATGGCTTGGAAAAATTGCTGAACAAAAAGCGTATTTTGAAGAAGCAATGGATGACGATTTTAATACAGCCAATGCCATTTCCGTATTATTTGAATTAGCACGTATCGCAAATATTTATTTAAATGAAACAAATACCGATGAAAAAGTATTATTGCGTTTTGTTGAAACTTTTGAGGTGTTAGGTGACGTCTTAGGTATTGAATTTGCAAAAGAAGAAGAGCTATTAGACGAAGAAATTGAAGCACTTTTACAGGAGCGTGTAGAAGCGCGTAAAAATCGTGATTTTGCTCGTTCAGATGAAATTCGTGACCATTTGCAAGCGCAAGGTATCATTTTAGAAGATACGCGACAAGGAACTAGATGGAAACGAGGGTAA
- the cysE gene encoding serine O-acetyltransferase codes for MFKRMKEDVETIFENDPAARSVFEVVLTYSGLHATWAHRVAHWFFKRRFYFIARTISQISRFFTGIEIHPGAKIGRRFFIDHGMGVVIGETCEIGDNVTLYQGVTLGGTGKEKGKRHPTLKDNVLVATGAKVLGSITIGENSKIGAGSVVLKEVPPNATVVGIPGKIVIKDGVRLEKKLDHQNIPDPVEERCQGFEKQIAALQQEIESLQKERETQ; via the coding sequence GTGTTTAAAAGAATGAAGGAAGATGTAGAAACAATCTTTGAGAATGATCCAGCAGCGCGTAGTGTGTTTGAAGTTGTGCTAACATACTCAGGTCTACATGCTACATGGGCGCATCGAGTTGCCCATTGGTTCTTTAAAAGGCGCTTTTATTTTATAGCTCGTACTATTTCACAAATTAGTCGCTTCTTTACTGGAATTGAAATTCATCCTGGAGCGAAGATTGGTCGACGTTTCTTTATTGACCATGGGATGGGCGTTGTTATTGGCGAAACATGTGAGATTGGTGATAATGTAACATTGTATCAAGGGGTAACTTTAGGTGGTACAGGAAAAGAAAAGGGGAAACGCCATCCGACATTAAAGGACAATGTACTAGTTGCGACAGGAGCAAAAGTATTAGGTTCTATTACAATTGGTGAGAATAGTAAAATTGGTGCAGGTTCAGTTGTCTTAAAAGAAGTGCCACCAAACGCTACAGTTGTCGGTATTCCTGGTAAAATTGTGATTAAGGATGGAGTCCGTCTAGAGAAAAAACTAGACCACCAAAATATACCTGACCCTGTAGAAGAACGTTGTCAAGGTTTCGAGAAACAGATTGCAGCATTGCAGCAGGAAATCGAGAGCTTACAAAAGGAGAGAGAAACACAATGA